The nucleotide window GCAGAGAGACCGAGCAGTGCGTAACGGCCGCGCAGTTTCAGTTTTCCGCGACTCACGGCTCGCTCGATCACGTGCTCGCAGCCAGGTGCGTCGATGGCTAAAGCTCGAGAATACCAGGCAAAGCGAGGAGGTGAGGGTGAGGTCGACCATCACGTCACGCCCGCCGCTTTTCGTTAAGCTGCGAATTGATCTGAGACATCAAAATCGGGCCGAGCGAGAACTCTCCGGCCTCGGCTTTTCGAGTCAAACCGCGCAGGTAACCGCCGGCGGACCTGATCGCCGTGCCGCGCTGCAGAATGCACGCGACGACAATCGCAGCCGGCGTTTCACCCAGGATCGTTTGCGCCTCCTCCCAGGCGCTGGGGCTGATCCCGAGCATCGATCGAACCACCGCGGCGGTGGCGAGGAAATCCCGCCAGTTCGAAATCCCGCCCTTGGCGTAATCGACGATATCGGGGCAAGCGCTCAGCACCATTCCCAACGGGTAGGTCCCTTCCGCCACCCTCGGTGTTTGAGGTTTCGGCTCAGCCCTCGCCGCCCTGCCTTCTTGAAGGCTAGGTTCAAGATCAATAAAGGGATCTGTATTTGAATTCTGTATGTGGCGCTCAGAATGGGACTCATTGGCGCTAGGATTCTTGGTTTTTATATGTGTTTCCAGAAGATTGAGCACGTCATCGGCAAGCTGTGACAGCTCTTCGGCGATCGGCTCGAGTTCTTGTCGCGTTGCCGTGCGCGGAATCTGGTCGACGATCGAGCGGAAGGCAGCGTGAACCTCCTGCCAATCGGCTGGCCCCTGCCCTCCCCTACGGGTCGGGACGCCTTCCTCGATACCGGTTGCGATCATCTTGCTTAAATCGCGCCTGCACAGCGTGATCCGCTCACGGACGAGCTTTAGCGCCCGCGCTTCTGCCTCAATGTCCGCCGCTAGGCTCTCGAATTCCTCCGATCGGACAACCAGTGGCGAGATATCGAAGCCGAAGGCCAGCTCGATCTCGCCGGCGCTGCCCTTGCGAGCATAGCGCTTGCCGTTTGGACTATCGCGCCGAACGACCAAGCCGGCATCGACGAGTACAGCAAGGTGACGCCGCAATGTCGATGCCGGCATCCCATGCGCCCGCAGCGACAACTGATAATTCGACGGGAAGACGATCAGATCGTCCTCTCCCGTGAGCGCGGTCTCAGGATGGAAGGTGAGAAGCGCGTTCAAAACCGAGAGCGAACGCTCGGACACGCCCAGCCGCGGCCGCGCCGTGCAGATGGCGTGAAAGATCTTCCATTTGTGTACGACCTTCTCGGGTGGCCGCGTGGTGGCCACCATTTGGCTTGCCACGTGGGCAAGCGTCAGCGATCGCCGCCCAAAGGGCGTCGTTGGAGCGTGTGACTGCATGTCTTTGCCTCTTCAGGGCAAAGGAAATCGGCTCGCCAAAACGACGCCGTCTCTCACGAGACACTTGACTGCGATTCGCGGAAGTGATTCTCTATCAGTCGCCAAACACGACAGAGGGGCTTCCGGGACGGTGACGTTTCGGGGGCCTTTTCTTTGCCTATAGTTCTCCGACTTGGTTGCGGTGTCTTGATCCGGTCGGCTCATTCCGACCAGGCAAGCGGGGTTACGCAGGCGGGTCGCCTACTTTGAATTCATCGTAAAGCTCTTGGAGCCGCTGTCTGACGAAGTCGCCGAACTTAGGTGCGATTCGATCGTCAAATGTTAGCGTGAGCTTCTTGCCGGCACGCGAGACCTTGGCGGCATGCGTTCCATCCTTGGCCGCCCATGTTTCAGCGCGCGCGCGCAACGTCTTCTCGCGCAACGCGGCCGCGATAGTTTCAAAGCGCTTATCCGTCTCCAAGGCGCGGAAGCTTGTATCCTTGACCACGTCGATCGCACGAGTGCGATTATTTTCGTGCTCCAGCAGATCCGTTAGTTCCTGCCAGCGCACTCGGCCGAAGGCTGGTGCCGGCCCGATCGCTTCGATAACGGCTGCAGGCACCCGGGTCGCAATCGAGATGAGCCGCGAGAGTGCGGCTTTGTCGACGTTGAGCGACGCCATTATGATCTCACGTGAAAATTTCCGATCTTCTAGTCTCGCGGCAAACCGGGCTCGCTCGATGAACGTAAGATCGGTACGCCCGCTGTTTTCTTGACCTTGGGCAATGACCAGTTGCTCATCGGTAAGCGACCGCACCACCGCGCGCACTTTGATGCCAAGATCTCGGGCAGCGCGCAGGCGTCGGTGGCCAAAGGCCACTTCGTAGCGCTCCGTGTCACTCGGTTTCGGTCGAACGAGAATCGGGACGTTTTGTCCATGCTCCCGAATTAACTCGCGGAACGCCGCGTTCTGCTGCTCGGTGGCTTCCATACGGTCAGGGATGAAAGAATTGTCGATGAGCGCCGGGTTGAGTTCAACAATCACTTGGCCTTCGATGAGCTTTTGTTCGATCTCTTCCGCGCGTTTGACTTTCTCCGAGATGCCGCCAAGCGATTGCGATATTGCGCCAAGCGCACTCGATTGTTTGATCGGGCGGTCAAGTCCCAACAAAGGCCGAACGCGATTGGCAGGCGAAACGGGCGGCGCTTCTTGCGGCGTCTGCTCCGCCGTCGTCGGAAGATCGAAGCTGATCTTGCGTGCCATGGCTAATTCCTCTTCCAGACCTGCTTAATGAGGCTTTCGATTTCTCCGTTCACGAGATCCAAGGCTTCAATGGCGCGGTCGTACGTGCCTCGCGTAAACTGCTGTCGTTCGACCTCGTACAGGGTCTGCTTTGTGAGCCCGGCATCTGCGATGGCCGTGCTCTTCACCATCGGGTGGGTCAACACGCGTGAGCCGAAGATGGAACGCATTAGACCAACCATGGTCGTTTGTGGGCCGTCACTAGGCTCATAACGGGTGACGAGATAGCGCATCCAATCGTATTGGGTCGCGCCGCCGGCCTCGGCGACGACATCAAGCAGACTTCCGGTCATGTTTAGGAATTGCGACATCGACATCACGTCGAGCATTTGAGGATGGACGGTAATCAAAACTGCTGTCGCGGCGCAGAGTGCAGACAGGGTGAGAAAGCCGAGTTGCGGAGGGCAATCGATCACCACAACATCGTAGGCGTCGCTAACCTGCGCCAGAGCTTCCCCGATTCTGGCGAAGAACATCGAGTCGTTAGTCTGTCGCGTCATCAAAGCCTTGGGTGTCTCGTGCTCGAATTCCATGAGTTCGAGCTGACCCGGAACGATGTGGAGATTCGGAATGTAGGTGGCGCGCACGATCTCCGGCATTGGACGGCGCTCGCTGTCGTAGCGGATGGCGCCGAAGATTGTCTCGTTGTCGCCGACGTCGAGTTCGGGCTGGTGCCCGAACAACGTTGACATGCTTGCTTGCGGATCGAGGTCGATGGCTAGGACGCGGTAGCCTCGAAACGCGAGATACTGCGCGAGGTGGGCGGCGGTGGTCGTCTTGCCGCTGCCGCCCTTGAAGTTCATGACCGAAATGACCTGGAGAGCCTCGGTATCGCGCCGATGTGGGACGTAGCGACGCGCTCCTTTTCCCGCGCTGTCGAGGTCGCGGCGCAACGCATCGACGTCTTCGATCGAATAACTCCGACGGCTGTTCGCTGGTGCTGGAGGGCCCTTTCCTTCGGACACCAATTGGCGAAGGTACCCTTCAGCTATGCCGATGAAGCGCGCGGCTTCCGCCGACGAAAACCGCCGAATCGTCTTCTCAGCCGCTGGCGGGAAGTCGCGAAGCTGCTGGGCCCGTAGTCGTGCCGAAAGCTCCGCTGCGTCCGCATTGATCAGGGAGCGGAGGTCACGCACATTCTCGTCGAGAGGTTTCGCTGACGTTGGCATCCTAATCTCTGCATCTGCGGAATTTTGAGCAGTTCGGCTCAAAATGCGCTGATGGAGAGTAATGCCCGATTCTCTTGAAGTCGCAAGGATTATTGAGTTAACGAGAGGTTAACGGTCCCGCCCCTCAAGTGCGGCTTGATTCGCAACCTCGCGCCTGAATCAGCCCGGACGTGACGTAGTTGTACTGAACAACCGATGCGCCGCTTCCGGTCGCCGCGCAACACTCCATGGTCCTGAGCGGCAGTTGTACGCGGACAACTTAACGAAGGCTCCTGCCTAGACGCCAAGGCGGACGGCCCGCCCACGAACACGCTCGGCCTCATTGTAATAGCTCGCGGCTTGTTGCACCGACCGATGCTGCGACTGCTGCATCGCCTCGGGTAACGCCACGCCCTGGCGTGCCGCCTCCGTCAGATACCCCGACCTCAGCCCATGCGCCGAAAACTCCCTCGCCTCCAAGCCCGCCAGCGCGCAGCGCCGCTTCACGATCAAATTGATCGACTGCGGCGTCAACGCCCGTTCCTCGATCGCCTCCCAACGGTCGATGGCGCGGAAGATCGGTCCCTTGCCGATGTCGGCGCGCTCAAGCCATTCGCGCAGCGCCACGACCGGCGGCCCGACCAGAAGCACCCTCCCCGCCTCATCCGCGACGCCGGTCTTGGTCCGGCCGAGCTGGATCGCCACGCACGGTAACGCCGGCGATCGAGGGTCCTTAGAGTCGAGCAGCACCGCGGGCTCGTCGCTGATCTGCTCGACCCGGAGTCGCACCACCTCGCTGCGCCGGCGTCCGCCAGAGGCGAAGGCCAGCAGCAAGATTGCCAGATCGCGGGTGTCCACGAGCCGGTCGGAGCGACAGGTCGCGAGCAGTCGATCAAGAATATCCCGGGTCACTGCCCGCTTGCTCTTGCGCTGGCGCGGCCGGACGCTGGCCCGAACCGCGAGCCGCAGCGCCGCGCGAAGACTGGGGGCCTGGAACGGACCCTCCTGCCCTTTCCAGCGATGCAGCGTGCCCCAGTTCGCCAGCCGGCGCTTCACCGTCGATGGCGCGTGCGGTCCCTCAGTGCGAAGCAGCAAGGCCTCTCGCAGCTCCGCCGCGACCTCGGCCGGCATGCCGTGTTGCGGGTCGGTTTCGCGCGCGGAAGGATCCCAGAGGTGATGCGCCACGTATTTCAGGGCCAGGCTTTCCGGCGCCGGCCACGGCAGCGGCGCGCCGGTCGCGGCTTTCGCCCAGCCCTCAAGATAGGCCAGGTCGGACGCGAGCGCCCGCAGGGTGTTCTCGCCCATGCCCTCGCGCGCGAGATGCTTCAGGGTCGCGACGTCGTCGTCGGTGAGGAGCTCGGCGAGGCGATCGCGGCGCTCCATCGGCAGGATGGCAGACAGGGCGTCAAGCTGCAGGGCGCGCCGGGTTTCGGGATCGGAGACCAGCGCATGGGAGGTGATGTCGTCCATCGGCGGCGCTCCGTCAGAAACCGTAGCTTCGATCCGCCCAACGCAACAGCACGCGGGCGTCGGGGTCGGGAAGGCGGACCCGCTGGGCCTTCAGGCCTTCGGCGATCGCAAGCCCAACGTCCGGGTCGACCCAGTGGCCGTGCGTCATCAGGAAGAACCAGCCGAAGGGCAGGCCGATCTCGCGGTCCACAGCCTCGATCCGGTCCATCAACGCATGCACCGAATCCTCCGGCGTCATGAGCAGCCGCTCCTTTGGCGGCTTCAGCGGCCGCGGGATGAAGCCGACCTCGCGCTCGCCCTTGTGGGTGTAATCACGCGCGTCGAGCGCCCAATGGGCGAAGACGCGCTGCGGCCTGGCGCTCGATTCCTCCCAGTCCTGAAAGAACCGCAGCTCGCGCGGGACAAAATCAAAATAGTCCGGGACCGCGTCGAGGAACGGCGTCTCGCGCGTTCCGCCCGGCCCGACCTCGCGGATGACGCGCCGCTCCAGCTCCGGCCGCTTGGCCGCCCGCTTCTCGCGCTCGATGCGGCCGCAGCGATCGAGAAAACTGCGGACATGGATCACCGCGCCGCCGGCGCGGCCGAGCAAGCGATAGACCGGACCGGCAAGGCGATCTGAATCGGGAAGCTGATCGGTGCGGGGCCAGCTCGGATCGAGCAGTTCTTCTTTGCCCCAGGGTCGATAATCCGGGTTGACGATCGGGCCGGCGCGCCATTCGATCTCGCGACCGAGCGCAATCTGGAGATAGTCGGCCGCGCCCGGCCCGGTCGGCGCCGACACGCAGGCGCTGGTGCCGCGCCACTCCGTAATCCGCAGATCGGTCTCCTTCAGCCGGTTCCAGACCGCCAGCACGTCGCCGTTGTCCTTGGCGAGTTCGGCCGTCATCCAGGGCCGCAATTCGCCAAGCCGTGTGCCGTCCGGCTGGAGGACCGACCTCGTGTCGCGCCAGTAATCGTCGTCGACGGGGGCGAACCCGAAGGCAAAGCCCGGAAAGGCGGCGGCCAGCGCCGGGACGAGGTCCGCGTCGACCGAGGCCGGATCGAGCCCGGCCAGGACGGTTTCGAGCGAGGCGGCGTCCGGGAGGCGGGCAGGGGCGGTCATCCCGACACTCCGTCATCAGTCCAGGGGTTCAGCAATGGTACGCCGAGCGGCGCAAAATCCTTGGTGTTGCGGGTGGCGAGCACCAGCTCACGGTCAAGCGCGGTGGCCGCAAAAAACCCGTCCATGACCGAAAGCGCAAAACCGCTCTGGCTGGCCTGCGCCATCAGATCGCCCCAGCGTTCGGCGATCGCGGGGTCGATCGGCAGGATCCGCCCGGCGAAGCGCGCCGGCAGATCCTCCGCGAGCCATGCGGTCAGCGCCTCGCGGCGGCGGCCGTCGTCCATCAGGGCGATGCCGCGTCGAAGTTCGGCGATCGACGCGACGCTGATGAAGGCCCGGTCCTCGTCGACCGTATCGAGCCAGGCGAGCACTTTTGGGTCGGGCGCCGGCCGGCGAACCTCGGAGAGCACGTTGGTATCGAGCAGGACGTTCATAGATCAAGGTCGCGCGCTTGGTCGCGGACCCGATCGAGGTCGAGATCGGCGTCGCGCAGGGGGAGGCCATCAGAAACTCGGCCAGCGTGCCCTTGCGGACGGTCTTGCGCGCCCATTCCTGCGCCGAGACCATGACGACGCTCGGCTTGCCGTGGCGGGTGATGATCTGCGGGTCGCTCTGGGCGCGCTCGATCACTTCGGAGAGACGCGCCTTGGCGCCGGCGACCGTCCAATGATCCGATTCAAGGGTCTGAGTCTTGCGGGGGGTTGTCACGATTAGCTCCTGTGACCATAATGACTATCGTGACTATAATCAGTCTCGCTGCGACATTCAATAGATCCCATGCGGGAGGCGTGCCCTTTTGCTATGATCGAGCCGGAGTGAAGGACAGCACCATGGGCAGTCGCGAGAAGCAGAATCAGGCGCCGTCGGCCGATGCCGGCGCGACCGGCCGCGATCGTCGGGCCGTTCGGACCGTCGATCTGACCGAGGAGGACATTGCCGCGATCGAGGCCTCGGAGATGACGCCCGGTTTTGAGCACCTTGATGCCGAGCTGGAGCCAGAGCCGGCCTCCCTGGCCGAGGAGGGCGCGCGGTTCGCGCGAGAACTCCGCGCGCGAGGCGACAGGACCGATGCGCGGCCGGCCGACAAGGTCTTTCGCGACGGCCTCTACGAGGAGCCTTGAGCTCGGCCGACCCGGATGTCGGCCAGCGCCACGACGTCTGAGGTGCCCAACGAGGGCGTTCGGAAACGGGGAGGGGGCTGGCAGCGGTCGTGTCCTCTCGTCGATCGGAGGCCCGGCGGTGATGATTTTCCGGGCTCCGGGCCGCCAGAATCGCTGATTTGCGTGTTTGTGTCCAACACTATCGATAAGGGTCAGTTATCGATAGTGAGAAGCATGCGCCAGAAGGCATCGCTATGACGGAAGCCAACGCCGTGATAGCTTCCGTTTCACCGATTCACGTTAAGGTTATCAAGACCTTGCCCTCCGCCTACCAGATCCCGGATCCGCTACCTTGGAGCCAGATCGCCGGCCCGCTCGCGGCGGCCGAAGACGCGCTGGCCCGCCTCGACGAGCGGCTGGCCAGGAGCCCGGTCCGCGACGGCTGGATCGCCCGGACCCACTTCTCAGACGCCGCTGCCGCCCTGTGGCTGGAAGGCGAGCTCGTCCATCTCGACGATCTCGTCCTCCACGACGCCGGCATGGACGTCCGCGCCCCGACCCACGAGCTCACGCGCGCCCACGCCGTTCTGCGAACGCGACGGCGCATCGCCGACGCCAAGCCCGACTGGGCGCTGTCGGTGGCCGGCCTGGCCGGGCTGCGGGGCAGGGGAGAGCAGGGCGACCGGGAGGAGGAACGCGGCAACCGGAATGAGGAAGAGGATGAGGTGCGCGATCGCGAAGACGAAGACAGTGAGGCGGATGCGCCCGAGCGGTTTCGCGTGGCCCCAGCCGACGACCGGATGGCCGACATCTTCGCGGCCGTCGACGCCGCGATCGCCCAAGCCGACCGCACGCTGGCCGGCGAGACAACCGATCGGCGCCCGAAGCGACCCGAGCGAGACCCGCTGGTCTACGATCTCGACTGGGACGAAGATGAACGTCTCGACGCATGGCGAGCGGTCGTGGACCAGACACGCAACCTGCCGCCGGCGCTGGCGACGGCGATCGCCGCCGACGCGTGGCACGCGCTGGAACCGCTACAGCACGCGCCATGGCTCGGCCGGCTGCTCGCCGCCGCGCTGCTGCGGGCGCGGGGAAAGGCGCGCTCGCACCTGCCTTGCCTCCATGACGGCCTCAAAGCGATCCCGCGCGAGCGGCGGCGGCCACGCGACGCGGCCTCCCGCCTCGCCGTTCAGTTGGAGGCGATCGCGGCCGCGGCCGAGGCCGGTCTCAAGGATCACGACCGTTGGCAGACTGCCCGCACCCTGCTGGCCCGCAAGCTCGCCGGCCGCCGCTCCACCTCCCGGCTGCCGGCGCTGATCGACTATGTGTTGGCCCGGCCGATCGTCTCGGCCGGCATGATCGCGCAGGAGCTGAGGATCACGCCACGCGCCGCCCAGGACCTGGTCGGGGAGCTCGGTCTGCGGGAGGCGACCGGCAGAGACAGGTATCGGGCGTGGGGGGTGCTTTAGATGTCGCCTGACGATGGTGATTTGCGTTGTTTAAATCGGGCAGTAACCCCATCGTGAAACGCTGCATTTGCGGTTATGATTCGCCCAACAGGAGAAAGTAAAGCAGAGCCATGGCCCGCGGGGAGTTGATGAAAAAATTGCTGGCCAGCTACGGTCGGGACGATGAGTTCCGGGCCGTAGCGGAGCAAATCATCGGCGAAGAGGAAAAGAAGAACAACCGCGTGTTGGCGCGCAGCCTGCGCAAGACCCTTGAGGCCGGCCCAAGCCGGCCGAGCGGTCCGAAGGCGCTTGCGCCCCTGCTTCCGTTCCCCGAAGCAGCCGCCGACTTCATCGAGCGGATTGAACCGCAGCACACGCACGATGATATCGTGCTCGGGGCGACGAACGTGCGGGTGCTGCTCGGCCTCGTCAAAGAGTTTCGCCGCGCCGACGAGATCCGGCGTCACGGCCTCAAGGTCCGATCCAAGCTTCTGTTCTGCGGCCCGCCGGGATGCGGCAAGACGCTGTGCGCGGAGATTTTTGCAGCCGAGCTCGGTCTGCCGCTGTTCCTCGTCAAGCTCGATAGGCTGATCTCGTCCTACCTGGGCGAGACGGCTGGCAATGTCCGCAAGATTTTCGAGTTCGCCCGGAAACAGCCCTGCGTGCTGTTCTTTGACGAGTTCGACGCGCTGGCGCGCTCGCGCGATGACTCGAGCGAGCACAATGAGCTGCGCCGTGTCGTCAACAGCCTGCTGTTGTTCATCGATCATATTCAGCCGAAGGGCTTTCTGATCGCCGCGACCAACCTTGATCAATCCCTCGATCCGGCGGTTTGGCGGCGCTTCGACGAGGTCGTCTGGTTCGACAAGCCGGATCGCGCGATGATCGCCCGCTTCCTGCGGCTCAAGTTCAAGAACATCGCGACCGCGTTCGATCCGCTGCAGCATGCGGCCGCGCTGGAGGGCTATTCCTACGCCGAGATCGAGCGCGTCTGCACCCAGGCGGTCAAGACGATGATCATCGATCGCCGTAAGCAGGTGCAGGCCCGCGACTTCAATCGCGCCTTGGAGGACGAGGCGCGCCGCCGGGCAGGACAGTCTCGCCTCGCGTCGCCGAGCTAGGCGCGCCGTGGCCCGATACGATCACCTCGAACTCGTCCGGCTTCCCGAGCAATTCGAGCGGCGCAAGCACGGCGGCGGCGGACCGCCGCCACCGCGCGATCGCGGCCAACACACGACGAAGCTGCGCGAGGAGCTCGACACCGCGACCCAGGAACAAAGACGCCGGCGCAAGCCCGAATTTGTCGACCCATCCCTGATTCTGCGCGTGCAGATGACGGGCGCCCTGCTCGAGGAAGAGTGGGAGCGGCTCGGGCTCACGGTTCTATCGAGCGACGCGGACCGCACGCTCGTGCTATTCGCATCGAGCGAAGACATGCGGGATTTCCGCGCGCGGCTTGACGCCTATCAGGGCGGCCCGCCCCCTGGCCAGAAGCACGCCCCCTACGTCAACTTCGTCTCCGGGATCGAAAGCATTGGATCGGTCGAGCCGCGTGATCGGATCGGACCACGCTTGCGGGAAGAAGGTTTCGCTGATGTCGAGGATTTTGTCGCGCAGACATCCTATCTGGTGGACATCGAGCTTTGGGATCTGGGCGAACGTCGCCTCCGCGAGCGCAAGCTTGAGGATGTCATCCGCTACGTCGAGGCACGAGGTGGCGATGTCTTTGATCGCTATGTCGGCCCCTCGATCAGCATGTTTCGCGCGCGCCTGACAGGCGAACTGCTGCGCACGCTGCTGACGATCGAGGAAATCGCGGCGATCGACCTTCCGCCAGCGCCGGACGTGACGACGGCGGAGGCGCTCGACATGGTCCTGGCGGACGCGCCGCCTCTGAACGCGCTTGGCGATGACGCGCCGCTCATCGGCATCATCGATAGCGGCGTCAACGATCACCCGTTCCTGGCCGATGTCATCGCCGGTGCGATTGCCGTTCCTGCTGACCTCGGCACTGCCGACGTCTGGGGGCATGGGACCCGTGTTGCCGGCGTCGCGGTGTTTGGCGACCTGCGCGCGCAGCTCGACGCCGGCGCCCTGCAACGCGGGGCGCGTATCTGTGCGGCGAAGGTCGTGAATGACCGTGGCGAGTTCGACGATCGTCGTCTTGTCCCTTCCCAGATGCGCGAAGCGATCACGACGCTGAATCAGCGTTTCGGCTGTCGCGTCTTCGTGATTGCGCTTGCCGACCGCCGGCGGGTGTTCGACGGCGGCAAGGTCGGAACATGGGCTGCCACGCTCGACGAATTGGCGCGCGAGCTCGACGTCGTCATCGTCGTCTCGGCCGGAAACCGCAGTCCGCGCGGCGGCAATCGCCTTGAGCAGGCGGTGACCGAATATCCGCGCTATCTTCTGGAGGACGCGAACCGGTTCTTCGAGCCGGCCGGCGCCCTGAACGTCATCACCGTCGGCGCACTCGCGCATGGCGAGGGTCTCGATCCCGACCGCGCCGACGATGTCCGCGTCCGCCCGATCACGCGGCTGCATGAGCCGGCGCCGTTCTCGCGGATCGGGCCGGGTCCGGGCGGCGCCACGAAGCCGGACGTCATGGAGATTGGCGGTACGCT belongs to Bradyrhizobium sp. SK17 and includes:
- the repC gene encoding plasmid replication protein RepC, with the protein product MQSHAPTTPFGRRSLTLAHVASQMVATTRPPEKVVHKWKIFHAICTARPRLGVSERSLSVLNALLTFHPETALTGEDDLIVFPSNYQLSLRAHGMPASTLRRHLAVLVDAGLVVRRDSPNGKRYARKGSAGEIELAFGFDISPLVVRSEEFESLAADIEAEARALKLVRERITLCRRDLSKMIATGIEEGVPTRRGGQGPADWQEVHAAFRSIVDQIPRTATRQELEPIAEELSQLADDVLNLLETHIKTKNPSANESHSERHIQNSNTDPFIDLEPSLQEGRAARAEPKPQTPRVAEGTYPLGMVLSACPDIVDYAKGGISNWRDFLATAAVVRSMLGISPSAWEEAQTILGETPAAIVVACILQRGTAIRSAGGYLRGLTRKAEAGEFSLGPILMSQINSQLNEKRRA
- a CDS encoding type II toxin-antitoxin system VapC family toxin yields the protein MNVLLDTNVLSEVRRPAPDPKVLAWLDTVDEDRAFISVASIAELRRGIALMDDGRRREALTAWLAEDLPARFAGRILPIDPAIAERWGDLMAQASQSGFALSVMDGFFAATALDRELVLATRNTKDFAPLGVPLLNPWTDDGVSG
- a CDS encoding prevent-host-death protein — translated: MKDSTMGSREKQNQAPSADAGATGRDRRAVRTVDLTEEDIAAIEASEMTPGFEHLDAELEPEPASLAEEGARFARELRARGDRTDARPADKVFRDGLYEEP
- a CDS encoding S8 family peptidase; its protein translation is MARYDHLELVRLPEQFERRKHGGGGPPPPRDRGQHTTKLREELDTATQEQRRRRKPEFVDPSLILRVQMTGALLEEEWERLGLTVLSSDADRTLVLFASSEDMRDFRARLDAYQGGPPPGQKHAPYVNFVSGIESIGSVEPRDRIGPRLREEGFADVEDFVAQTSYLVDIELWDLGERRLRERKLEDVIRYVEARGGDVFDRYVGPSISMFRARLTGELLRTLLTIEEIAAIDLPPAPDVTTAEALDMVLADAPPLNALGDDAPLIGIIDSGVNDHPFLADVIAGAIAVPADLGTADVWGHGTRVAGVAVFGDLRAQLDAGALQRGARICAAKVVNDRGEFDDRRLVPSQMREAITTLNQRFGCRVFVIALADRRRVFDGGKVGTWAATLDELARELDVVIVVSAGNRSPRGGNRLEQAVTEYPRYLLEDANRFFEPAGALNVITVGALAHGEGLDPDRADDVRVRPITRLHEPAPFSRIGPGPGGATKPDVMEIGGTLIFDPVVARLRGGEDVGSAGVLTLYHSFLDRLFTAGSGTSYAAPRVAFSAAQILTRFPQASANLVRALIVGSAEIPQPAQERLQLLGSDAIRAVCGHGLVDLERAAFSDDARVTLYAEDQLALDHFAVYRIPIPEAFQAGNGERCIRVTLAFDPPVRHTRTDYAGVGMSFRLVRGCQPDLIFDHYRKREQDDGPFPELAARYNCNLVPGPQLREKGTVQRATVTFKRGVEEYGDSYYLVVRCESGWATHVDRQQFAVVVELLHKAEVQLYERVRQRVRVQA
- the repB gene encoding plasmid partitioning protein RepB; translated protein: MARKISFDLPTTAEQTPQEAPPVSPANRVRPLLGLDRPIKQSSALGAISQSLGGISEKVKRAEEIEQKLIEGQVIVELNPALIDNSFIPDRMEATEQQNAAFRELIREHGQNVPILVRPKPSDTERYEVAFGHRRLRAARDLGIKVRAVVRSLTDEQLVIAQGQENSGRTDLTFIERARFAARLEDRKFSREIIMASLNVDKAALSRLISIATRVPAAVIEAIGPAPAFGRVRWQELTDLLEHENNRTRAIDVVKDTSFRALETDKRFETIAAALREKTLRARAETWAAKDGTHAAKVSRAGKKLTLTFDDRIAPKFGDFVRQRLQELYDEFKVGDPPA
- the repA gene encoding plasmid partitioning protein RepA, whose product is MPTSAKPLDENVRDLRSLINADAAELSARLRAQQLRDFPPAAEKTIRRFSSAEAARFIGIAEGYLRQLVSEGKGPPAPANSRRSYSIEDVDALRRDLDSAGKGARRYVPHRRDTEALQVISVMNFKGGSGKTTTAAHLAQYLAFRGYRVLAIDLDPQASMSTLFGHQPELDVGDNETIFGAIRYDSERRPMPEIVRATYIPNLHIVPGQLELMEFEHETPKALMTRQTNDSMFFARIGEALAQVSDAYDVVVIDCPPQLGFLTLSALCAATAVLITVHPQMLDVMSMSQFLNMTGSLLDVVAEAGGATQYDWMRYLVTRYEPSDGPQTTMVGLMRSIFGSRVLTHPMVKSTAIADAGLTKQTLYEVERQQFTRGTYDRAIEALDLVNGEIESLIKQVWKRN
- a CDS encoding AAA family ATPase, encoding MARGELMKKLLASYGRDDEFRAVAEQIIGEEEKKNNRVLARSLRKTLEAGPSRPSGPKALAPLLPFPEAAADFIERIEPQHTHDDIVLGATNVRVLLGLVKEFRRADEIRRHGLKVRSKLLFCGPPGCGKTLCAEIFAAELGLPLFLVKLDRLISSYLGETAGNVRKIFEFARKQPCVLFFDEFDALARSRDDSSEHNELRRVVNSLLLFIDHIQPKGFLIAATNLDQSLDPAVWRRFDEVVWFDKPDRAMIARFLRLKFKNIATAFDPLQHAAALEGYSYAEIERVCTQAVKTMIIDRRKQVQARDFNRALEDEARRRAGQSRLASPS
- a CDS encoding site-specific integrase gives rise to the protein MDDITSHALVSDPETRRALQLDALSAILPMERRDRLAELLTDDDVATLKHLAREGMGENTLRALASDLAYLEGWAKAATGAPLPWPAPESLALKYVAHHLWDPSARETDPQHGMPAEVAAELREALLLRTEGPHAPSTVKRRLANWGTLHRWKGQEGPFQAPSLRAALRLAVRASVRPRQRKSKRAVTRDILDRLLATCRSDRLVDTRDLAILLLAFASGGRRRSEVVRLRVEQISDEPAVLLDSKDPRSPALPCVAIQLGRTKTGVADEAGRVLLVGPPVVALREWLERADIGKGPIFRAIDRWEAIEERALTPQSINLIVKRRCALAGLEAREFSAHGLRSGYLTEAARQGVALPEAMQQSQHRSVQQAASYYNEAERVRGRAVRLGV
- a CDS encoding RHE_PE00001 family protein produces the protein MTEANAVIASVSPIHVKVIKTLPSAYQIPDPLPWSQIAGPLAAAEDALARLDERLARSPVRDGWIARTHFSDAAAALWLEGELVHLDDLVLHDAGMDVRAPTHELTRAHAVLRTRRRIADAKPDWALSVAGLAGLRGRGEQGDREEERGNRNEEEDEVRDREDEDSEADAPERFRVAPADDRMADIFAAVDAAIAQADRTLAGETTDRRPKRPERDPLVYDLDWDEDERLDAWRAVVDQTRNLPPALATAIAADAWHALEPLQHAPWLGRLLAAALLRARGKARSHLPCLHDGLKAIPRERRRPRDAASRLAVQLEAIAAAAEAGLKDHDRWQTARTLLARKLAGRRSTSRLPALIDYVLARPIVSAGMIAQELRITPRAAQDLVGELGLREATGRDRYRAWGVL